CATTCTCTGCCCATAAGCGCCGTTATTAACAATGAGAATCTTCTTGCCGGGAGGAACTACAGAATTAATGCAAGCATCCATCACCGCCGTTCCAGAACCGGCGAACAAAATGCATTCATAACGATTCCCGCCATGCACCACGCGCGTTAATTCGCGGCACAGAGTTTCCAAAACTGTTTGGAATTCTTTTTCGCGCGGGCAGATATCAGAAGCGACCATCGCCTCCTTCACCGCCTGAGAAGTGGTCGCCGGACCTGGGTTCAACAGTATTTTTCTCGGGGGATTTGGCAAGCTACAGCCTTTCAAAACATAGAAACGATTCGAAGTATTTCAAGAGGAATGGTTTCATGGACCGGGGCATCGACCGATCTTCGGACACATCCTGTCGCTAAGGACGGGGGAAAGGATTGGATTCTCAAATGTCCGAACAGGCTCCGGACTTGAATCCTATGTGCAGTGGGGTCGCTTTATACCCGGTTTGAAAACGAATCCATCTGATGGATCGTAAAAACAGAGCATGGTGCCGAAGAGAGGATTTGAACCTCCACGTCCTTTCGGACACATGAACCTGAATCATGCGCGTCTACCAATTCCGCCACTTCGGCCCGGTCAAATATCAAGCCGTGTATTATGTATCTTCACAGAAAGAAATTCAAGACGATTGTCGCTCATTTTTCATGTTCGAGCGATTCTTTTTCCTTTTCGCCTTCCGCCTCCGCCTGAAACAACTGTTTGACGGATAAGGAATCATGAAAGATGAAATAGGTCCCAGCCAGAAAGATCACCAGAAAGTTCAATCCCCAACCGGCCATCCCCAGACCCGCCGCCGCGATTTCGGTTTCATGCATGACGTCGTGCAAAGCGATCGTCACTCCGGCGTTGAACGAACCCAGCAAAGCCGGGGTGGGCAGGACAGTGACCATGATGGCGATCATCACCGTCAATAAAATCACCGATTGTTGCGATTTGTCCTGAATATTGTAAGCCCAATATAGCGGATACATGCTGTAAATATTGACGAACCACTCCAGCGTGGTCAGAAAGATGATCTTGCCCAGAGCGCCCCAATCCTTCAGAACCATGACGCCCAGCTTGAATTCGCTCAGCAGGAACTCGACCTTCTCGTGCCATTTCTCTGGAAGCCGACTCACCATCCAGAGCAACACGGCCCGCACCCGTTCTTCGTAGAACAGCAGGCCAAAAATAAAAACGAAGATCAGCAAGGCAAAGGCCCCGGCGATTTGACCGAAGTTCAAAGCCAGGTCCTGCACCGACATGCCCGAAAGGACCGCTTCGGATGAAAACAGGTTCGCGTTGAACACGAACACCCAGATGAAAAACAGGAGCAGAATCGCAATATCGAACACGCGTTCGACGACGATGGTCGCCAGCGCGCCAGAAAACGGGATGTCGTATTTTTTCGAAACCAGATAGGGTCGTAAAATTTCCCCGGCGCGGGCGGGCAGTATATTGCCCATATAACCGACCATCAAAGGCGAAAACAGACCCTTCGTATCCACCGGTTTCATCGGGGACAGCAGGATGCGCCAACGCCAGCACCGACACACATAGCTGAACGCCATCAGTAATACGGCGGGAATCATATAAATATAATTCACGTCCGCAAAAGATCGCGCCAAATCGGAAAGAGAGACGTTATGAAGCGTGTAGTAAAGCGCTCCCGCCGTAACAATCAGGGAAATGATGAATTGCTTGGGATGGTTCAACGACGCGACTCCGGCTTACTACTCTTCGCTTCGTCGGATTCCGCCAATTCCTCCTCAGCCTGAACCAGGCGACTCAACGACAAATGATCGTGCATTAAAAAATAAACTCCGCCCACTAACAAAATTACAAAGCCAAGGGCCCAGGAAACCATGCCAAAACTGACCGCGTCCAGTTCGTTTTCGCCCATGATGTGGTGCAGGGATATCAGAATCGCCGCATTCGTCGAGCCTAAAAACGCAGGGGTCGGTAGAACGGTGATGAATATGCCAACCATCACCGTCATCAGCACCAGGGAATCCAGCGATTTGTTTTGCAAATCGTAAGCCCAGTAGAGAGGATAAAATGTAACCGTAATCGCCGTCCAGATCAATATCGAAAATAACAAAATTTTGATCAAAGCCCGGATGTCTTTTATTACCGACAGTCCCAGACTGAACTCATCGACCAGGTACTGAACCTTGTTCGCCCATTTTTCCGGCAAACGCTTTTCGAACCAGACAACAAGGGTCAAAAACTTTTCCTTGTGCCAGACCAGCAGGTAAATGAACACCAGCAGAACCGCGATCAAGGTCGCGGCGATCTGACCAAACTTGACCGCCACCGTCTCTACCGGAAGCCCCATCGCCCTCGCGTCTGTCGCAAACACTTCGGAACGAAACACGAACAGCCAGATGAACATGAGCAACATCATGAGCAAATCAAATAATCGCTCAACGATGATGGTCGCGAAGGCCCCGGAAAAGGAGATGGAACTCCTTTGCTTGAGCAGATAGGCTCGAATAAATTCCCCCGCTCGCCCCGGCAGGATGTTGCTCATGAAACCGACGATCAGCGGTGAATACAACTCAGACACCTTCATCGTCTGCATGGGCGCCAGAAGAATCTGCCAGCGGAACGCCCTTAGAACATAGCTTGCGGAAAGAATCAGAATCGAGGGAAGGATGTAGATATGATCGATCGTCTTGAAAGAATTCGCCAGCTCCGCCATCGAAACGTTTCGGAGGGTGTAGTACAAAGCCCCTCCCGCAATCGCGAGTCCGATGAACAATTGTGCGAGTTTTTTCAAATTACCGTCTCCAGCAGATTGCCCGCCGTCTCAACATCCGATCGGATCTGCGCCGCCAATGCATTCGCCGAATTGAATTTGATCTCTCCCCGAACCCTGGCGATGAACTCCAACTCGATCACCCGGCCGTACAAATCCTGATTGTAGTTCAGCAGATGCGCTTCCACGCTCAAAGGCTGTTCGCCAAAAGTCGGGCGCACCCCGATATTGACGACGGCCTTGATTCGCCTGCCGCCCGCCAAAGCACGCGCGGCGTAAACCCCGCTAGCCGGTAGCGAACAATCCCCCGTCGCCAGATTCGCCGTCGGGAAACCGATTCGGCGACCAACGCCGCGACCGCGCACCACCTCTCCTTCAATCGAATAATGTCTGCCAAGCAAATCGCGCGCCTTCTGCACCTCGCCCTGTTCAATCAAAGACCGAATCAGGGAACTGCTGACCAGTTGATTCGCAATCCGGTAAGGCTCCACCACATGCGTCTCGAACCCGCATTCGACGCCCAAATCGCGCAAAGACTCCAAGGTCCCGACCCGTCCCTTGCCAAAGCCGTAATCGAAGCCGACCACCACTTCGCGCGCGCCCAGCCTGCCCACCAGAACATCGCGGATGAAATCCTCCGGTTTCTGCTCGGAAAAGCGGCGGTTGAAACGCGCGCACACCACCTGGTTCACGCCGAACGCCTCGATCAATTCCATCTTCTTGCGAAAAGTGGTCAACATGGGCGGCATCTTTTCAGGCGCTATGGTCTTCAGAGGATGCGGCTCAAACGTGAAAACCGTCGCCGTCCCGTCGTTTTTCCGCGCCAGCCGAACGGTCTTTTTCAACAATTCCCGATGGCCCAGAT
This window of the Candidatus Nitrohelix vancouverensis genome carries:
- a CDS encoding flippase-like domain-containing protein, yielding MNHPKQFIISLIVTAGALYYTLHNVSLSDLARSFADVNYIYMIPAVLLMAFSYVCRCWRWRILLSPMKPVDTKGLFSPLMVGYMGNILPARAGEILRPYLVSKKYDIPFSGALATIVVERVFDIAILLLFFIWVFVFNANLFSSEAVLSGMSVQDLALNFGQIAGAFALLIFVFIFGLLFYEERVRAVLLWMVSRLPEKWHEKVEFLLSEFKLGVMVLKDWGALGKIIFLTTLEWFVNIYSMYPLYWAYNIQDKSQQSVILLTVMIAIMVTVLPTPALLGSFNAGVTIALHDVMHETEIAAAGLGMAGWGLNFLVIFLAGTYFIFHDSLSVKQLFQAEAEGEKEKESLEHEK
- a CDS encoding flippase-like domain-containing protein; this encodes MKKLAQLFIGLAIAGGALYYTLRNVSMAELANSFKTIDHIYILPSILILSASYVLRAFRWQILLAPMQTMKVSELYSPLIVGFMSNILPGRAGEFIRAYLLKQRSSISFSGAFATIIVERLFDLLMMLLMFIWLFVFRSEVFATDARAMGLPVETVAVKFGQIAATLIAVLLVFIYLLVWHKEKFLTLVVWFEKRLPEKWANKVQYLVDEFSLGLSVIKDIRALIKILLFSILIWTAITVTFYPLYWAYDLQNKSLDSLVLMTVMVGIFITVLPTPAFLGSTNAAILISLHHIMGENELDAVSFGMVSWALGFVILLVGGVYFLMHDHLSLSRLVQAEEELAESDEAKSSKPESRR
- a CDS encoding bifunctional riboflavin kinase/FAD synthetase — encoded protein: MNVVRGLEKLSVAPPYPVVTIGNFDGVHLGHRELLKKTVRLARKNDGTATVFTFEPHPLKTIAPEKMPPMLTTFRKKMELIEAFGVNQVVCARFNRRFSEQKPEDFIRDVLVGRLGAREVVVGFDYGFGKGRVGTLESLRDLGVECGFETHVVEPYRIANQLVSSSLIRSLIEQGEVQKARDLLGRHYSIEGEVVRGRGVGRRIGFPTANLATGDCSLPASGVYAARALAGGRRIKAVVNIGVRPTFGEQPLSVEAHLLNYNQDLYGRVIELEFIARVRGEIKFNSANALAAQIRSDVETAGNLLETVI